In the Clostridium cellulovorans 743B genome, TTAATAAATTCTTTAAACTGCTCTCTATCAAAATTAAAATTATTTAAAAAAGAATTGTTTTCATTTGTATTTAGTTCTAAATTCTCTATATTGAAAAGAAATATTTGTCCACTATTTAAATTATCAACATTAAACATATTGGGGAAAAAATCTTTAGACAACATGTTTATTCTTATTATTCCTAGGTGCTTATTACTAGGGGATTTAAGTTCTTTATAAAAAGAGACTACTAAATTTCCAAATTGTTGATTCGCTATTGAATTAATTTCAATGTCATCATCATATTTGTTTATATTCCAATATGCAGCTCCATTTTTATCAAGAGTTTTCTTATACCAATCATTTTTATAAATTCTATCTTCTCTATATATTAGTGGCCAGATCTCATTAGCTTGTACATTGTTAGTGAATATATTTATTTCTTTTATATTAGGATTACTATTTTGTAGATTTGTTACTTGTTTATATATGGTATCATTAAAATTTATAAGTTCTTTTACATCTATATCTTTTGCACTATCAATATAGTTTAAGACATCCTTATTATTTACTATTGTATTTATCATACTTCGCATAATATATATATTTTTTTCAATAGTATCATACTCAACATTAAGTTCGTAATTATGTTTGTTCAACACATCTTTTTTTGCATTAGCTTCAAGTGATTTAAAGGTATATGCAAAAAACACCATTATCGGAATTGCAATGATTGTTATATAAGAGACTAATAATTTTTTCATTAAACTTCTATTTATTAGTACTTTTCTCAATGGTTTTATAAATGATTCACTATACTTGTTCATATAAATGCTCCTAATCCTACAATCATTTATTTATATTAAGTTTTTTCTTATTTTCCTCAAACTTTTTCTGCTTATAAGCTTGTATCTTTTCATAGCCGTGATTTTTTCTATAGTTCAAAAATTCATTGAATATATCATCAAACTCATTATCATTGTTTGCTATAAGTAAACTTTTCAAAGTGTTTTGCCATTTAAAAGATATTTGAGAATAAGCCACAGCTTCTTCTGTATCTCCATATGGAGTTATCTGATCATATACAGAAAAGTTATAAGTTTTCCCTTTTGTCCAATCTTTTAATAATCGTAAAGGTTCTGGCTCAGTGGAAATCCACTTATCTATATAATTACTATCCATGAGCATCCAATAATTTTCTGTTCCTCCATACTTCTCGTAAAAAGTCTTTCTATCATTATTTAGTAAGTAGGCTATATCTTGTTTAAACTGTTCCTTACCATCAACTTCCTCCCATGAAAAACCTTTTTTTCCTAGATATAAATCCCTATTTCCCTCCTCACTTATCAAATAACTAAGAAACCTTATAGCTCGCTTTGGATCCTTACAACTCTTTGAAACAAGTGTAACAGTCCATCCAGAAATGCTATCAGAAGGTAGTCTTGGTTCATCAAATTTATTGTTTGATGGTCCATTAACCGGTATATAAATCTTATTTTTATCAGCTTCATATATTTTCAATTGCTGTGGTGACATATCACTTCTCTGATAAATCATTGCAAAATATCTTCCTTCAGCAATTTTTTCTTCCATCTGTGCTCTTTTATCAACAAAGACCTCTTTCGAAAGTAATCCAAATTCATTGGCTTTTCTTAAAGTTTTTAACCATGTTATATATTCAGGATCAGTTATGCGATCATAAATTTGACCATCTTTTTCAAAAGGTATTGCCAAAAAATTAGGCAAAATACTATCTAGGGACAAATTGCCTGTGTCATTAAACTCATGTAAACCTAAAGTTATCAATGGCTTTCCATCTACAATAGGAAACTTTTCTTTAGCTTTTTTCAGAGCATTTAAAAATCCTTCAGTAGTCCTCATATCCGGACTTCCTATTGCCTCATATATATCTTTTCTAACCAAAAATGTTTGATTAGAAGGCTTTTCTTCTTTATACTCACTAGTATCTTTTATAGATAAAGAATAATTAGGATAACAATATACGTATCCATCATTTTGTCTATACCATTCTAACTTTTGTTTATCAGTAACCTTAAAAAAATATGCATCATATTTCTCTGCCAATTGATCAAGGGGAAAAACCAACTTATCTTTTATAATAGTTTTATAGTTATCATCCCAAGCGCTTAAAGTTATAAAATCAGGTAACTTACCATTATCTATCATTGCATTTAGCGTTTCTGTCCCATCTCCGCTTGGAGCTATAAAATTTAAACTTACACCT is a window encoding:
- a CDS encoding extracellular solute-binding protein, translating into MRGKTRKILKITILTLMVYSFFISCNTFEKKDDGASKQDNVNSEQGWKSDTSPVTFDWYVNYPWFTTKWGTNYVSKYVTEKTGVSLNFIAPSGDGTETLNAMIDNGKLPDFITLSAWDDNYKTIIKDKLVFPLDQLAEKYDAYFFKVTDKQKLEWYRQNDGYVYCYPNYSLSIKDTSEYKEEKPSNQTFLVRKDIYEAIGSPDMRTTEGFLNALKKAKEKFPIVDGKPLITLGLHEFNDTGNLSLDSILPNFLAIPFEKDGQIYDRITDPEYITWLKTLRKANEFGLLSKEVFVDKRAQMEEKIAEGRYFAMIYQRSDMSPQQLKIYEADKNKIYIPVNGPSNNKFDEPRLPSDSISGWTVTLVSKSCKDPKRAIRFLSYLISEEGNRDLYLGKKGFSWEEVDGKEQFKQDIAYLLNNDRKTFYEKYGGTENYWMLMDSNYIDKWISTEPEPLRLLKDWTKGKTYNFSVYDQITPYGDTEEAVAYSQISFKWQNTLKSLLIANNDNEFDDIFNEFLNYRKNHGYEKIQAYKQKKFEENKKKLNINK